From a single Rutidosis leptorrhynchoides isolate AG116_Rl617_1_P2 chromosome 5, CSIRO_AGI_Rlap_v1, whole genome shotgun sequence genomic region:
- the LOC139846994 gene encoding U4/U6 small nuclear ribonucleoprotein Prp31 homolog produces MENMKDSFHLDNDNENLDGDTEHMEEDVMPDIETRVSELEKTQRYKDIMKKVEDALKKKGSDDPEYNQLIVECNALSVDIENEIVIIHNSIRDKYRLKFPELESLVDHPIDYARVVKKIGNEIEINPVDLEGLLPSAIIMVISVTASTTSGKPLPEDVFEKTIEGCDRALTLDESKKKVVDFFESRMGYIAPNLSAIVGNAVAAKLIVTAGGGGLSSLAKMPASSVRLLGAKKKNLAGFSTATSQFRVGYIEETEVFQTTPPALKMRACRLLAAKSTLAARVDSIRGDPSGSQGRRYREEIRNKIEMWQKQPKPLRVRDSEPKKKRGGRRLRKMMERHAITDMRKLANTMHFGIPQESSLGSFIGELDEKFDAGLDLSAHPLKPIITH; encoded by the exons ATG GAAAATATGAAAGATTCGTTTCATTTGGACAATGATAATGAAAACTTGGATGGGGATACTGAGCACATGGAAGAGGATGTTATGCCTGATATAGAAACTCGGGTCTCAGAGTTGGAAAAAACACAGAGATATAAAGATATAATGAAGAAAGTTGAGGATGCTCTTAAGAAGAAGGGGTCAGACGATCCAGAGTACAACCAGCTGATTGTGGAGTGTAATGCATTGTCAGTTGACATAGAAAATGAGATTGTCATTATCCATAATTCCATTCGTGATAAATACCGGCTCAAGTTTCCTGAGCTCGAGTCTCTTGTGGACCACCCGATTGATTATGCACGTGTGGTTAAGAAGATTGGGAATGAAATTGAAATAAACCCTGTAGATCTTGAAGGGCTGTTGCCTTCGGCTATTATTATGGTTATATCTGTTACAGCATCAACTACAAGTGGCAAACCACTTCCTGAGGATGTTTTTGAAAAGACCATTGAGGGATGTGATCGAGCTCTTACTCTTGATGAATCAAAGAAGAAAGTTGTTGATTTCTTTGAAAGTAGGATGGGGTACATTGCACCTAATCTTTCCGCCATTGTTGGGAATGCAGTTGCTGCAAAACTGATTGTGACAGCTGGTGGAGGTGGTCTATCATCACTAGCAAAGATGCCAGCTTCTAGTGTTCGGCTTTTGGGGGCAAAAAAGAAGAATTTGGCCGGTTTTTCTACTGCTACATCTCAATTTCGTGTCGGTTACATTGAGGAAACAGAGGTTTTTCAGACTACACCTCCTGCTCTCAAGATGCGTGCGTGTCGGCTGCTGGCAGCAAAGTCAACTCTTGCAGCACGTGTTGACTCAATAAGAGGTGATCCATCAGGAAGTCAAGGAAGAAGGTATCGTGAAGAAATTCGTAACAAGATTGAAATGTGGCAAAAGCAACCCAAACCACTCCGTGTCCGTGATTCTGAACCTAAGAAGAAAAGAGGTGGTCGCCGTCTTCGTAAAATGATGGAGAG ACATGCTATTACAGACATGCGGAAACTCGCTAATACAATGCACTTTGGGATACCTCAAGAAAGCTCCCTTGG AAGCTTTATTGGGGAGCTAGATGAGAAGTTTGATGCAGGCTTGGATTTGTCAGCTCATCCTCTCAAGCCTATTATTACTCACTAA